One Jeotgalicoccus saudimassiliensis DNA window includes the following coding sequences:
- the alaS gene encoding alanine--tRNA ligase, giving the protein MKNLTGNEVRQMFLDYFKAHDHMVEPSAPLVPIDDDSLLWINSGVATLKKYFDGRVVPKNPRIVNAQKAIRTNDIENVGFTARHHTFFEMLGNFSIGDYFKEESIVRAWEFLTHKDWIGFDPDLLYVTVHPEDSDALNIWKEVIGLDESRIIRIEGNFWDIGEGPCGPNSEIFYDRGEDYDTVTPKEEMYPGGENERYLEIWNLVFSEFNHNKDGSYTPLPKQNIDTGMGLERIVSVIQDAKTNFDTDLFTPIIGEVEKVSGKKYGESAELDTAFKVISDHIRTVTFAIADGALPSNEGRGYVLRRLIRRAVRFSKDLNIDKAFMYNLVDVVGDVMGEFYPNVKEKASFIKDVVKGEEERFLATLDDGIKIYQGLRDSALKGDKTIAGTDAFKLYDTYGFPYELTVEYAALDGLTVDEAAFNEEMSAQKERARQARKAGDSMQVQSETFHSITDASVFTGYDSTKAESRLLYIVSDDKVVNEYSGEEPVEVIFAETPFYAESGGQIADTGIISNEHVKAEVDYVYKAPNGQNVHVIRVVEGTLTAGASYSLEVNREKRNFVMKNHTATHLMHQALKDVVGEHANQAGSLVQAERLRFDFSHLESLSKEQLTEIENIVNEKIYAGLNVAIAEMPIAEAKAKGAMALFGEKYGDVVRVVDIDQYSVELCGGIHVRNTADIGVFKIVSESGIGAGIRRIEAVTSKYAIELYKEYETTVENIAGTVKSKPGNVEHKITQLLDEKKELQDAYDKLKAELQQSKLNDLSDATVEVNGVRVIRKEVEANDAKDLRAQMDLIKSQNQDSVVALAAVTGDKVSLVVTVPKELTSKVRAGDIMKGMANIVDGKGGGRPDMAQGGGTNVESITASLQFVDEYIKDFL; this is encoded by the coding sequence ATGAAAAATTTAACAGGCAATGAAGTACGCCAGATGTTTTTAGATTACTTTAAAGCACATGACCACATGGTTGAGCCGAGCGCACCGCTCGTACCGATTGATGATGACTCACTGCTCTGGATCAACTCGGGTGTTGCAACACTGAAAAAATATTTTGACGGCCGTGTTGTCCCGAAAAATCCGCGTATCGTTAACGCGCAAAAAGCAATCCGGACGAACGATATTGAGAACGTCGGTTTTACTGCACGCCACCATACGTTCTTTGAAATGCTCGGTAACTTCTCGATCGGCGATTACTTCAAGGAGGAATCAATCGTCCGTGCATGGGAATTTCTGACACATAAAGACTGGATCGGTTTTGACCCGGACCTGCTGTATGTTACAGTGCACCCGGAAGACAGTGATGCACTGAATATCTGGAAAGAAGTCATCGGGCTTGATGAATCGCGCATCATCCGTATCGAAGGGAATTTCTGGGATATCGGTGAAGGCCCGTGCGGACCGAACAGTGAAATTTTCTACGACCGCGGCGAAGACTACGATACAGTCACACCGAAAGAAGAAATGTATCCGGGAGGAGAAAACGAACGCTACCTTGAAATCTGGAATCTCGTATTCAGTGAATTCAACCATAATAAAGACGGCAGCTACACGCCTCTTCCCAAACAAAATATTGATACAGGCATGGGGCTTGAACGTATTGTCAGCGTCATTCAGGATGCGAAAACAAACTTCGATACAGATCTGTTTACACCGATTATCGGTGAAGTGGAAAAAGTCAGCGGCAAAAAATACGGTGAGTCTGCTGAACTGGACACTGCATTCAAAGTAATTTCAGACCACATCAGAACAGTGACATTTGCAATTGCAGACGGTGCACTGCCTTCGAACGAAGGACGCGGCTACGTACTCCGCAGACTGATCCGCCGTGCAGTCAGATTCAGTAAAGATCTGAACATCGACAAAGCATTTATGTATAACCTGGTCGATGTCGTCGGCGATGTAATGGGCGAATTCTACCCGAACGTTAAAGAAAAAGCATCATTTATTAAAGATGTAGTTAAAGGTGAAGAGGAACGTTTCCTTGCGACGCTTGATGACGGTATTAAAATTTACCAGGGCCTCCGTGACAGTGCACTGAAAGGCGATAAAACAATTGCAGGAACAGATGCGTTTAAACTGTATGATACGTACGGTTTTCCGTATGAACTGACAGTGGAATACGCGGCGCTTGACGGACTGACAGTCGATGAGGCGGCATTCAATGAAGAAATGTCTGCACAGAAAGAACGTGCAAGACAGGCGCGTAAAGCAGGGGACTCAATGCAGGTGCAGTCGGAAACGTTCCACAGCATTACAGATGCGAGCGTCTTTACCGGATACGACAGCACTAAAGCTGAAAGCAGACTGCTTTATATCGTGTCGGACGACAAAGTTGTCAATGAATACAGCGGTGAGGAACCGGTTGAAGTCATATTCGCAGAAACGCCGTTCTACGCTGAGAGCGGGGGGCAGATTGCGGATACAGGCATCATTTCAAATGAACACGTAAAAGCGGAAGTGGATTACGTTTATAAAGCGCCTAACGGCCAGAATGTTCACGTCATCCGTGTTGTTGAAGGCACGCTGACTGCGGGTGCTTCATATAGTCTTGAAGTAAACAGGGAAAAACGCAACTTCGTTATGAAGAACCATACAGCGACTCACCTGATGCATCAGGCATTAAAAGATGTTGTCGGTGAACATGCGAATCAGGCAGGTTCACTTGTCCAGGCAGAACGTCTGCGCTTTGACTTCTCACATCTCGAGTCTTTATCAAAAGAACAGCTGACTGAGATTGAGAATATCGTCAACGAAAAAATCTACGCAGGTTTAAACGTGGCGATTGCTGAAATGCCGATTGCTGAAGCGAAAGCTAAAGGTGCAATGGCTCTGTTCGGTGAAAAGTACGGTGATGTCGTACGCGTTGTTGATATCGATCAGTACTCGGTTGAACTGTGCGGCGGTATTCATGTGAGAAACACTGCAGATATCGGTGTGTTCAAGATCGTTTCAGAAAGCGGAATCGGTGCAGGTATCAGACGTATTGAAGCTGTAACGAGCAAATATGCGATTGAACTGTACAAAGAGTATGAAACAACAGTTGAAAACATTGCCGGCACTGTAAAATCGAAACCGGGCAATGTGGAGCACAAAATTACACAGCTGTTAGATGAGAAGAAAGAACTTCAGGATGCTTACGATAAACTAAAAGCTGAATTGCAGCAGTCGAAACTGAATGACTTAAGCGATGCAACAGTTGAAGTAAACGGCGTAAGGGTTATCAGAAAAGAAGTTGAGGCAAACGATGCGAAAGATCTCCGCGCTCAGATGGATTTAATTAAATCCCAGAACCAGGATTCTGTCGTTGCACTTGCTGCAGTAACAGGGGACAAAGTATCTCTCGTAGTCACGGTACCGAAAGAATTAACATCGAAAGTGCGTGCCGGTGATATTATGAAAGGCATGGCAAACATCGTGGATGGTAAAGGCGGCGGCCGGCCGGACATGGCGCAGGGCGGCGGTACAAATGTTGAAAGTATAACAGCATCATTACAGTTTGTTGACGAGTATATTAAAGATTTTCTTTAG
- a CDS encoding IreB family regulatory phosphoprotein gives MDQFDKTMKFSVDERKEENVKAVLTNVYNTLEERGYNPINQIVGYLQSGDPAYIPRHNEARNQIRHVERDEIMEVLVKNYVSKEING, from the coding sequence GTGGACCAGTTCGATAAAACAATGAAATTCAGTGTTGATGAACGTAAAGAAGAAAACGTCAAAGCGGTGCTCACTAACGTTTATAACACATTGGAAGAACGCGGCTATAATCCTATTAATCAGATCGTCGGTTACCTTCAAAGCGGAGATCCAGCCTATATTCCGCGTCATAATGAAGCGCGTAACCAGATTCGCCACGTTGAACGCGATGAAATTATGGAAGTGTTAGTTAAAAACTATGTTTCCAAAGAGATAAATGGTTAG
- the ruvX gene encoding Holliday junction resolvase RuvX: MVRVLGLDVGTKTIGVALSDALGWTAQGLTTLKVNTHADDYGIDQVAELAKTHEVDTIVVGLPKNMNNTIGESGERSQHFAKLLALELTDVKITLWDERLSTVAAERSLLEADLSRKKRKAVIDKMAAVFILQGYLDNPNKGA, encoded by the coding sequence ATGGTTAGAGTTCTCGGGCTTGATGTAGGCACAAAAACGATCGGTGTAGCATTAAGCGATGCACTGGGATGGACAGCTCAAGGACTGACAACGCTTAAAGTAAATACGCATGCCGATGATTACGGCATCGATCAGGTGGCAGAACTTGCAAAGACACACGAAGTGGATACAATCGTTGTCGGACTGCCTAAAAACATGAACAACACTATCGGCGAAAGCGGGGAAAGATCACAGCATTTTGCCAAATTACTTGCGCTTGAACTCACAGATGTTAAAATTACTCTGTGGGACGAGCGGCTGAGTACTGTAGCAGCTGAAAGATCCCTTCTTGAAGCGGACTTATCACGCAAGAAAAGAAAAGCGGTTATCGATAAGATGGCAGCAGTATTTATATTACAGGGCTATTTGGATAACCCCAACAAAGGAGCATAA
- a CDS encoding DUF1292 domain-containing protein produces the protein MSGENTEFNKEEELLTLYDEDGSEVLYRKMLEFYHPDFDKNYVILAEEGNFSDEEEDIELIPMINVPDEDGDGGKFLPVETDDEWDMIEEVVNTQMDDYDE, from the coding sequence ATGAGCGGAGAAAACACTGAGTTCAACAAAGAAGAAGAACTTCTCACACTTTATGATGAGGACGGTTCCGAAGTACTTTACCGTAAAATGTTAGAATTTTACCACCCGGATTTTGATAAAAACTATGTAATCCTTGCTGAAGAAGGTAATTTCAGCGATGAAGAGGAAGACATAGAGCTGATTCCGATGATTAACGTGCCGGATGAAGACGGAGACGGCGGTAAGTTCCTGCCGGTTGAAACTGACGACGAGTGGGACATGATTGAAGAAGTTGTTAACACACAAATGGACGACTACGACGAGTAA